ATTGACGTTCTTGAACGAAACATGCAGATCGGTAAAGGCCTCGCGACTCAAGGGATTCATCGTGCCGACAATGGTCACGGGCGCAGACTCTTCCACTGCGCCACGGAGATCCACTTCCGCACGGGCTGCGTCGTTCGACGAGAGATGACGTATGGAGCCGTTGAGGCGAGAGATACTCGTGTCGACCTGAGGATGAATGGAAAAATCGGCAAAATGCGCCGACCCATCGACGATGTGGACAGCGTCGATCGTCGTCACTCTGGACTGGCTCAGTGTGGAAGCGGGCTGATTCCCTTCCGGAGTGGTGCCCGCATCATTCTCTCGCGGCTTCATCACTGTGTTCAGATTCAACGTTCGGTCTTCAGTTAAGATCACATCGACGTACGGCTGTCGCATCATGATCTCCCCGATTTCCAGACCGCCGGCTGGAAGTCGTACGTCGACGGAGCTTGCCGCCACAGTGTCCCAATTCACCAAGTCTTTTTTGAGTTGGGCATGCGTCGTCTTGAGGTTCGTCACGCTGGCATCCCCTTGGAAACGAAAGGAGGACGTCGGTCCTGCGGCATAACGGACTTGCCCTGCCACATTTGCTTCCCCTTCCTTGATCTCAACGTGTGCGACCTCCTCCAGATACGGCTGGACTGAAGCCAATGGAAGTCGCGACGCGGTGATCGTGACATCCGCACCGGGAGGAGCCGGCGTGATCTTTCCAGCCACCGTGAGTGCGCCGCGGTTGTCGACCGACATGGAAGCCGCCAGTCGAACGGGCTTTGTAGCTGGGTAAGTCGCATGCGCGAGCCTGAGGTCGAGCTGTGACAATGTGACTCGAACAGACTGCGCCGGCCGCTGGTCTTCAATCATCGCGCGGTATCGATCGATCTCGGCCTTGTCGATGCGCGCCGTCCAGACCGGCGACGCGGCTTGCTCGGCGAAGGACGTCTGAACGGCGTGCGAGGACCGCTCTGGCTCCGTCGCGAAGAGCCGCTGAAGATTGAACCGCCCGTCTCGCTCGATGACCGCCAGCACTGAGCCGTTGTGCGACACGACATGTTCAATGGAAACGTGATGCCGACGCAAATCGAACCCGATGCCGCGCACCGCCAAGGAGGGCAACACGATGAGCTGTTGCTTGCCGTCCTGTTCGAACAGGGTCAGATTGTTCACTTGCAGGGCGCCATCCCATGTCTTAATTTGTAGCCCTTCCTGTTTCCGCCCGACGACATAGGACGTCTCGGCCTGCAACGTTCCCTCGCGGATGTCCCACTTCACGATGCCTTGCGCATACTTCACGAAGTCGCGAAGTCGGATCCCAGTCAGCATCAATCGCCCTTTCGAGCCCAACGGATCGAGCGTCAGGTCACCGCTGACCGTCAGCGCACCGGTCTCGTTGAGCACCCCCGATGCGACGAACCGGAGCGGCATCGTCCCAGGGTAGGCCACATGCTCAAGGTCAAGATGGAGCTTGGACAGTGCGAATCGAACCGGTGTCGCGGTCCGTCGGTCTTCAATCACCGCGCGGGAGTCATTGATCACGACCTTGTCGATACGAGCCTCCCAGGCTGACGATGCGGCTTGTTCTCGAGAGGCCGGTCGAACGTGACCTAACGACCGCTGTGTCGGGACAGTCAGCAGTCGCTGGAGATTCATCCGGCCGTCTTTCTCGATCACGAGCTGGACGGCCGCCGAAGAGGATTCGACATGACGGATACCTACGCGATGCTCATTGAGATCACACTCCATGCCCTGCACGGCAAAAGCGGGGAAGGCGATAATCGTGCCCGTGCTGCCCTTTTCAAGCACAGTCAGATTGTTTACCTGTAGACCGCCATTCCACGTCTTGACTTGCAGCCCTTCCCGTTTCCCCTCGACGGCATAGGCGGTCTCGGCCTGCAGCGATCCCTCGCGCACCTCCCACTCCACCGTGTCTTGGATAGACTCCCAGAGGTCGCGAAGGTTGACACCGGTCACCGTCATGCGACCTTCTGAGTACAAGGGATTGATGAGCAGCCGACCGTCCCCGACAAGCGTGCCTCCCTGATCCAACTCCGCCCTGACCGTAAAGGCGTTGTCCTGTGCCTGGCGCGACCCAAAGTTCTTGAGAGCAAACCACACATGGACCCTGTTGTCATACGGGGTGCGCGATCGGTCGTGGAACTCAATGTCGCCATTCTCAACGTCGAGCGCCTGAATCATGACCGCAGGAACGGCAGGATCCTGTACCTTGTGGTCCTCCCTTATCTCTGCTGATGCCGCAGCCGGCGAAGACGTCGTCGCTTCATGTCGAAGGAGCGTACGGACGTTCAGGTGTCCACCTTGATCAATTACCAGTCGAGCATACGGACTCTGCAGACGAATGTGCTCGAAGGTCCACGTGCGGGTCATCACCGACGACAGCGAAAGGTCGACGAGCAGTTCGTCAAAACCCATCAGTGTGGTGTGGTCCGCTTCCTTGACGTCGAAGCCTCGGACTGTGAGTACCAATGTGAACGGGTTGAGTTGGACATCCGAAATACCGACGGGTTTCCCAAGGTAGGCCGACACGGTCTCGGGGATTTTCGTCTGGAGGTACCAAGGGAGCGCGACAAAGCCAAGCAGCGCATAGAGCGCGATGACGCAGGCAAGGATGGCAACAATGATGGGACGATGATGCCCGCTCCGGTGAGGCGCGTCGGCGGGATGTCCAGATTCTGGCTCTATGATACTCGCATCGCGGTGAATGATCGCCGGCATCGTCACGCCCTTGTGGCGCGCTTCAATCTGTTCTATCCGTATTGGCTCAGCGTTACAGCTAGCCTTGTAGCAAAAGCTGGTGTTCTTGCTAACTGGATCAAACCCCAGGAAAAAAGAACCTGACCGAACGTGGATGGAAGGCAGGAGCGCGCTGGCTCCTTGCTCCTCGGCGCGGATCGGAGCGCCACGCACAATCATCCATCCGATAATGATTGGTTTCACCACAGACCTATCAAACAGGTCAAACATGCAAACACAGGGGAAGCTGCCAGAAATCTTGCGGTGGGTGCCAGGGGTCTTCCTAGTACAACACAAAATAGGATACCTACATAGTAATCTCTGCCTGGAGAAAACCCCTATTTTTTTATGGATCGTGGCAGTACAGCACGGGCAAGCAAGAAGAAAGTGATGAGCCAATATGTCTCATCTCTCTCTATTCGACCAAGCCGTACCAACGGCACATTTAGCTTCCTGCGCCTTGTACGTGACGGTCCCGCACGAGGGCAAAGACTCCGTGAAGTCGTACGCCAACTTCAGAAAGCAAATCAGAAGTTGCTTCGCCTTTCCTGCTTGGATGGTTTAACAGGAATTGCCAATCGACGGAAAGTCGATGAAGTCTTGGATTGTGAATGGAGGCGGGCGCTTCGGCTGGCGACTCCGTTGTCACTGATCATGTTGGACATAGACCGATTCAAAGCCTATAACGATTCGAAAGGCCATACTGCTGGTGATGAATGCCTGAGGCGAATTGCCTCGGCCTTGTGTAGCGTCGTCAATCGCTCTGGGGATGTAGTGGCGCGATACGGCGGCGACGAGTTTGCGGTCATTCTTCCCGGCACCGACATTGGCGGCGCCGCTCGAGTGGCGGAACGCCTCAGGCGTCGAGTCGAATCGTTAGGAATCACCCATTCGGATGGAGAACGCGTGACTGTCAGTGGAGGCTATGCCGGCATCGTGACCGGTAGAACAAACGCCTCCCCCACCGACCTCATTACGGCTGCGGATCACGCGCTCTACCAGGCGAAGCGAGACGGACGCAATCGGATCAGACCGCAAGAACGAGCGACCAATCACGACTTGTTGTCCGCCGCCACTGACTATGTGCGATCTCCCGCTCGGATGTGTCTCTAAAGACGCCATTCATTAAGGCACAGGTCAATCCTGTGCCGGATCTCGGATCCGACAAATGATCCGCACCCTTCATGAACAAACGGTCACTCGGTAGAGCCTCATGTGTCATTGATCATAGGCAGGGGCACTCGCCGTTTCTTGGGTCTCCGATATCGAGTAGCGGAGCTTCCGCTCCGAGGGTAAGGTGAACGGCGACGGCCCTGCCGGAGGAAGCGGTGTCGATCTGGAAAGGACCGGTGATGGCGGTCAATGTCGAAGCCGGCCAAGGTCAATCTTCTCATGCAAGTATTGATCGAAAGAAAGGCCGAATTTCGCAAGCCGATCAGGACGACGTTCAATAATAGCAAACAGAGAGCGGCCTCGCCGCGGGTAAGGTGTTGTAAATTTATGTCTCGTAAGCGCTACTGAGGGCTGTTGGCTCATTCTAAAGTTAGACCTCAATGATATGACTCATGCTTGTACATGTGATTGCAGACTATGGCATCGGTGACCTCGCTTTTGCCGAAGTCATTCAACGAATTAAATTCCACTTGCCTGATGCGGAACCCATTTCCATGCCGGTTCCCACCTTTTCAACGTTGGCGGCCGGGTTCTGCATCGCGCAGCTCGGTTGGCACATCGCCCCACCCGGCACTCTTATCTATCATAATGTGGCGCCGCGGGAAGATGATCCGGCGAGCCGACCAGAAAATGCCGGCGAACGTCTGGCCTATGCCCAGTTGTCGACGGGCGTCCGCGTAATCGGCGTGAATGCAGGCTATGCTCTGTCCTTCATCAAGGATATGGCCGAAACATTGCGATGGGCCGCCTCCCCCGCGGAAGGAAGCCAATTCCGTTCTCGGGATATCTTCCCGCAAGCCGCAGCCGCTGTCGCGCTCGGACTTCCCGGCGCATTAGGTGATGCGATCGACGTTCGACTGATCCCGGACCCGCCTCCCTCAGTGGTCGCCTACGTCGATGGCTATGGCAACATGAAGACGACGATTCCCTATAATCCTGAGAAAGTTCGCCCGGGTAAGCGCATCCACGTGCGAATTGGGGAGATCAGTCATGAGGCGATCGTGAGTGATGGCGCCTTTGCCGTTCGTCACGGAGACATGGCGTTCGCCCCAGGCAGCAGCGGCTGGCAGTTACCTCACGGAAGCAACCTACGTTGGATGGAAATCTTTCTACGTGGCGACAATGCCTGGAGCCGGTTTGGGAATCCTCCCGTCGGCTCGTCTGTCGTGATCAGCTGATTGTAAGCCACTACACTTGACCTGATGTCACTCGGCGGAGAGAAAGGCTGAGAACGATCGTAGGAGACATTCGGCGAATCTCAATTCGGTGCAAAGTCTTACAAACACTCGTCGCCGGCGTCATATCGCCGGCCTACTGTCCCGCTCAGGCGCTGCACCCCATGATGTACGAGCTCTCGTCCCGTGGTCTTCGCGGCAATATGCGCCGTGATCCGGCGCTTGAGGAAGGCCCGCAAAGACTGGGCAGGCTGTCAACTACCTGTTCCCGTTCTGAAGCTCCCGATCCACGGTAAAGACAAAGACCCGCTCACCGAGTTGTACATCAATATCGGTAAAGAGTCCGAGGACTTTGGCTCCGGTTATCTCGCTCACTTGCTCACAGAGCTTTTCGCGGCCCTGCGCTATCAAGTTTTGCCTTAGCCGCTTCACCATTTCAACACCTTCCACAGTCTTGGCGAGCTGGCGCTCCGCCGGCGTAAGGACGCCTTTCAGTCGGACGACGACCAAATCCCGTGCAACGAGCGCGCGAACCTCATCAGGACCACGCCCAAGAAACTCTTGTTCGAATTTGATAATCGCGTTGCGAATCGAGTTTTCCATGGGTTCTTCGGCCGTCATTATAGGGCCGTATGAGGAAGCGAACAAGCACGGTCCTAGGTCTTTCGCTATAATCAGCGACCGTACGATAGGTCCTCCTGTTTCGGCTCCCATGGGTGAAAGACCTGGTTCTCCATTTCGAGCTTGACGCTATACTCCACACCATATTATTCATTGAAGTAGTCACCAAATGGCGTTTTGTCTATCACACGATTGCCTGTGGATGGACAGGACGCCTTATTCTTCCGTCACGGGCCGTAGGGCGACCGGCAGTTCGTACGAGAGGCCGGTCGCAGTACAAGCCAACCGAGCTGCGCCGATGGGCGGTCGAGCATGCCGGTTGGCTTTCGTGTTTTTACAATCCTTTTGAGGCAATGATGTCCGGTGCGTTGCTTGTGCCGCTGCTTCCATTGATCGCCGCTCTTATTGTGGGTGTCGGAAGCGAGGCCACGCGCCACGCTCGTGCGAAGCTCGCCGTCTGGCCGATCGGTGCGGCTTTTTGTGGCGCCATCGCCACCCTCTACGTCGTGGCCACGGAAGGCCCGATTGTCCTTCGGCTGTACGATCCGGCTGCAACCACCGTCCTCGCCGTGCCGATCGGCTTGTACATCGACCGGCTTAGCGCGGTCATGATGGTGTTGATCTCTGGTATCGGCACCATCATCTACACCTATTCCGTCGAGTATATGTACCAAGATTCGCACGAGCGCCGATATCTTGCCTTGATCGGATTCACCGTGAGTGTTCTCCTCTGCATGGTGTCCAGTGCGAATTTATTGATGCTGTTCATATTCTGGCAGCTGCTCAGTTACCTCCTGTATCTCCTCGTCCACAATCATAGCCACCAGGAAACGCTGAAGAGCGGGTTTCGTACGTTCACGCTTTTGCGGGTGGGTGATGTGGCCTTTTTGGGCGGAACAGTGCTGGCATACTCGCTGTACGGCACATTGGAATTCCCGGATCTGTTTGCCGTTGCCGTACAATCGACGTCCACCGTATCCCTGTTCCCCGGGGTCGAATTGAACGGGGCGACGGCGGTCACCTTGCTGCTCCTTGTCGGCGGAATGAGTAAGTCCGCCCAGTTTCCACTGTACGGCTGGCTTCCCCGGTATCTCTATGCCCCGACGTCGGTGACCGCGTTGCTGCACGCGGGTATCATCAATGCCGCAGGCTTTCTCATCAACCGCCTCGCACCGCTTTTCGGGATGAGTTCGACCACCCTGCACATCGCTCTCGTGATCGGAATGCTGACGGCGATCCTAGGCGCGACCATGATGTTGGTGCAAAACGACATCAAGAACATGCTCGGCTTTTCGACGATCGGCCAGATGGGCTACATGGTCATGGAATGCGGCTTGGGAGCCTTCTCATTGGCCGTGTTCCACTTGATCGCCCATGGACTGTTCAAAGCGACCGTGTTTTTGTACAGCGGAAACGTCATTCACAAGGCGAGACAGGAACCATCGTTCCCCAATCCGGGGCACAAGGCCGAAGAAGAAAGTTACTCCCCTCTGACCTGGGCCACCGGCTTTTTCACGACCCTGCTGATCCCCCTGCTCATCTTGTTGGCGACTCACGGGGTGCTACGGATTCCGCTGCTGGAATCCCAGGGAACCGTCATCTTCCTCTTCTTCATCTGGATCACCTCGTCGCAAGCGATCTTAACGTTGACCCGATTGCGGGCGGTCGCCTCCTGGAAGGTGTCGGCGGCCATGTTGCTGACACTCTTGTTCATCGTGTTCGTCTATCTGTTTGCCGCCGAGTCGTTCACCGCGTTTCTCTACCCCAACCCGGAAGAGGTGGCGTCGTACTTCAAGGCCGCCGATCTCCCGGACTGGCTCTTTGACCTCATCCTCGTGGTATCGACGCTGGTGACGATCGTGGGCTGGATCTATCTTTACCTGCGGGCCCATGGCCGAACGGTCTGGACGCCGTCGTGGATCCACAGCGTTCGGATCCGCCTCTATGTCCTCTTCCTCAATCGACTCTATGTCGATGCGGTCTTACATCGAGTGGGGCACGCCCTGACAGCAGCCATTCAGCGGTTGGATAAACGCGCTCAAGAACGAACGCTATAACCGACCGGCACGGCGGGGCCGAGGTGAGCTTACCGAAGCGGGGACATGGAGACATCGTCTACAACGACTCATGAACAGCGACCGGCGGTCAGTCCCTGCTTGACGAATATGGAGAACCCGTATTAATGGTACACCGCCTACCGTGGCGGGAGGTGTACCCATCGCTGAATGAGAGAGGACGAAGGGTTTGAAAACAGTCTGCAGACTGTGCAAAAAGGCCGGTCTTTTTCACCCGTCCAAACCCCAGCGCGCCAAGACGCGCCATTCCGCTGGGCGGCCGCGGCAAGGTCCGCGAGGCGACGATTATTAAGGAGCCTCACGTTTGCGGACGGGCGCGAGATGGTGAACGCCCGGTATGTTAGAGGCGAAGGAGAGTTGACGTGCTTCTGTCGCTGGTACTCATCGTTCCACTTCTCCTCCTAACCGCCGCAGGCATCGTGATGATCGGTCGGGAGACGCCGCGTTTCACCCGCGCGAAGGTGGCCGCTTTTCCCATCGGTCTAGCCTTCTTAGGCTCCATCGGCGCGCTCGCGCTCGTCGCATCGGAAGCTCCCGTTACCGTTCGGTTTTATGATCCTGCCTCCGTCGCAGCTTTCGTAATTCCCATCGGTTTCTACGTCGATCGCTTGAGCGCAGTCATGATGACGCTGATCACGGGCGTCAGCACCATCATCTATTGCTACTCAACAACGTATATGCACCAGGACCATCATGCGCGCCGGTATCTCACATTGATTTGCCTGACCGACTTCGTGCTGATCTGCATGGTCTCGAGCGGGAACCTCATGATGCTGTTTCTCTTTTGGCAAATCCTCAGTTACCTGCTCTACCTGCTCGCGCACAACCACGTCCATCCCGCGACGTTGGCGGGTGCGTTCAAGACGTTTACGCTGCTGCGTGTCGCCGATACGGCGTTTCTTGCCGGGATCGTCCTCGCGTATCAACTCTACGGCACCCTCGAATTCCAAGAGCTGTTCGCCCGAGCGGGTGCCACGCCCATGACCCTTTCGATTCTGCCCGGGTTGGACGTCACCGGCACAACGGCTGTCACGTTCCTCCTTTTCATCGGCGCGATGGGCAAATCGGCTCAGTTTCCTCTGCACCTGTGGCTGCCCGGATCGCTGTTCGCCCCCACGCCTGTCCATGCCTTGCTGCACGCCGGTATCATCAACGCCGGAGGCTTTCTCATCAATCGCTTGGCTCCGCTCTTCGGAATGAGTTCGGCCACCCTGCACATCGCTTTCGTCATCGGAACTCTGACGGCCGTTCTCGGCGCAACGATGATGCTGACGCAAAACGACATCAAGAAGACGCTCGGTTTCTCGACGATCGGGCAAATGGGCTACATGACCATGGAATGCGGTTTGGGAGCCTTCTCGCTGGCCGTGTTCCATTTGATCGCTCACGGTCTCTTTAAAGCGACGGTCTTCCTCCATTGTGGCAATGTCATTCATAAGGCGCGACAGGAGCCGCATTTCCCCCATCCACGTCAAGAGAACGACGACGCGGGATTCTCTCGCTTGACCTGGACAACCGGATTTGTGACGACACTGTTTATTCCGCTGCTCATCTTGCTGGCCACGCACGGAGTCCTGCACATTCCATTGTTGGATTCCCAGGGAACCGTCATTATTCTTTTTTTCATTTGGATCACCTCGTCGCAAGCGATCTTGACGCTCACACGGCTTCGTGCCGTGGCGTCGTGGAAAGTGTCGGCCATCATGCTGCTGACGCTCCTCTTCATCGTGTTCGTCTATCTGTTCGCCGTCGAGTCGTTCACCGCGTTTCTCTACCCCAGCCCGGAAGAGGTGGCGTCGTACTTCAAGGCCGCCGATCTGCCGGACTTGCTCTTCGATCTCATTGTGATGATGGCCGCGCTTATGACGATCTTCGGCTGGACCTATCTGTACATGCGGGCCCATGGCCGAAAAGTCTGGATGCCGGCCTGGATTGAAGGCATGAGAATTCGACTGTATACGGTGTTCTTGAATCGAATCTATGCCGATGAGCTCTATCAACTGATCAGTTCGATGACCGCGCAACTGATTCATCGGATCGACAAGCTGGAACGCGGGTGGTCTCGATGACGGACGTCTTCATACCATGGCTGCTCGTCGGGATTCCGTTCGCGGGCGCACTCGCCTGTCTGGCTGTTTGGTCCGATCCCTACCGCGTGAAAATGTCTGCGATCATTTCTTCTGTCATCAGTCTTGCGTTGACCGTGGGAGTTGCCCACCGGCTTCCAAATCCACCCGATGGTCTCTTACCGCTCTATCTATTGCCGATCGCAGCCTTGGTGTCCGCATTAGGCCAGCCGGTTCACGCGAACCATCGGCTCTCCTGGACCATGACCCTGGTCTTTCTTGGGTTGGGAATGGGCGTGCTCACCGCAGGTGATCCGTTCGACCTGCTGTCCCTGATCACGCTCATGCTGGTCATCATGCTTCTCCTGTACCGTCACCACACCACGCTCTGGCCCATCTCCTGGTGGGGCATCGGTTCCTTCGGCGTCGGTGTGGTCGGCGCGGGCTGCTCTCTCGCGGCCGGACCTCCTATCGCACCGGTCGCCTCTTTAATGACCTGTGCGGTTCTCCTGCCGCTCATGCCCTTCCATAACGGATACCTTACGGCGCTCACCAGACTGCCGGGTAGCTTGCCGCCGTTCATTGTTGTGCTGTTGCCCGTGCTGGGCCTTCACGAATTGGCGACAATCATGCCGACGATGCCGAATGAATTCGTTGCCATCGTCAGTCTCTTGGCCCTGACCAGCTCGCTGTACGGCGCCGTCAAAGCGTTGGCTCAGTCGCGGGTCCGTCTCCTGCTGGGCTACGGGAGCGTCTCGTTCTTTTCGATCCTCTGGTGGTTTGTGTCCGGCGCGCACCAAGCGACGCCGCGCGCGGCCGTGCTGGCCGGAGCAGTCGGCCTCGCCACCGCCGGATTGCTGGTGGCCTGGCAAGTGATCCGCACACGATACGGCGACGATGTGGACCCTCAGGCCATCAGCGGCCTGGCCGCGGTGATGCCGAAATATGCGGTCCTGTTTTCTTTGTTGGGCCTCGCGGCGATGGGA
The DNA window shown above is from Nitrospira sp. SG-bin1 and carries:
- a CDS encoding NADH-quinone oxidoreductase subunit L; protein product: MSGALLVPLLPLIAALIVGVGSEATRHARAKLAVWPIGAAFCGAIATLYVVATEGPIVLRLYDPAATTVLAVPIGLYIDRLSAVMMVLISGIGTIIYTYSVEYMYQDSHERRYLALIGFTVSVLLCMVSSANLLMLFIFWQLLSYLLYLLVHNHSHQETLKSGFRTFTLLRVGDVAFLGGTVLAYSLYGTLEFPDLFAVAVQSTSTVSLFPGVELNGATAVTLLLLVGGMSKSAQFPLYGWLPRYLYAPTSVTALLHAGIINAAGFLINRLAPLFGMSSTTLHIALVIGMLTAILGATMMLVQNDIKNMLGFSTIGQMGYMVMECGLGAFSLAVFHLIAHGLFKATVFLYSGNVIHKARQEPSFPNPGHKAEEESYSPLTWATGFFTTLLIPLLILLATHGVLRIPLLESQGTVIFLFFIWITSSQAILTLTRLRAVASWKVSAAMLLTLLFIVFVYLFAAESFTAFLYPNPEEVASYFKAADLPDWLFDLILVVSTLVTIVGWIYLYLRAHGRTVWTPSWIHSVRIRLYVLFLNRLYVDAVLHRVGHALTAAIQRLDKRAQERTL